From the Fulvia fulva chromosome 2, complete sequence genome, one window contains:
- a CDS encoding Exopolygalacturonase C: protein MSIGSLGKDPAKFVNVSDIYFDDMTMIDTVYGARVKSWVGGQGLVKNVTWNNIRVYNVSFPIFVTQTYLDQSAKEAHNRQNNATVNMEDFAFKDWVGTQAGYQYGDGTCVTDPC, encoded by the exons ATGTCCATCGGCTCCCTTGGCAAAGACCCAGCCAAGTTTGTGAATGTCTCAGACATCTACTTCGACGACATGACCATGATCGACACCGTCTACGGCGCACGCGTCAAGTCCTGGGTCGGAGGGCAGGGACTCGTGAAGAACGTCACCTGGAACAACATCCGCGTGTACAACGTTTCTTTCCCAATCTTCGTAACGCAGACATACCTCGACCAGTCCGCCAAGGAGGCGCATAACCGCCAAAACAACGCGACAGTCAACATGGAGGACTTCGCTTTCAAGGACTGGGTCGGGACGCAAGCTGGCTACCAATATGGTGATGGTACCTGCGTCACAGAC CCCTGCTGA